Proteins encoded within one genomic window of SAR324 cluster bacterium:
- a CDS encoding Ldh family oxidoreductase: MLVQQTILEDWLSQLFTVAGCPGEEARLIAIHLVDADASGHPSHGIVRVPRYMDYIKQQKVRPVCAYTTLMSSGSLRLFDGQYSFGQVLGHHVVHEACEIVQSEGLALIGLRHAGHLGRIGGWAELLADQGLISLHFVNVAGSRIVAPFGGREAQLSTAPIAIGVPRFLDSGESDHFILDFATSRVAEGKILVSLKTGTPLPPDAMVDETGTDSDHPVTIYGETVTFGVPNPRGGTGAIQTFGEHKGSGLGLACELLAGALTGSSTNAHERPFCNGMLSIVFDPAKFDQGNGMRQEIEDFVTSIRNSAPRHQDQPVLMPGDPERTKRRTARMNGIELGQSICDQLIEISTELGVVIPNPMSG, from the coding sequence ATGCTGGTTCAGCAGACGATTTTGGAAGACTGGCTATCCCAACTCTTCACCGTGGCTGGGTGTCCTGGAGAAGAAGCTCGCTTGATCGCAATTCACCTAGTGGACGCTGATGCTTCTGGGCATCCAAGCCATGGAATTGTTCGAGTACCCCGGTACATGGACTATATCAAGCAGCAGAAAGTGCGACCAGTCTGCGCTTATACAACGTTGATGTCTTCTGGTTCTTTGCGCCTCTTTGATGGGCAATACAGCTTTGGTCAGGTGCTTGGGCATCACGTGGTTCACGAAGCCTGTGAGATCGTTCAATCAGAAGGGCTTGCGCTGATTGGACTGCGCCACGCAGGTCATTTGGGCCGTATTGGTGGTTGGGCCGAACTGCTGGCAGATCAAGGGCTGATTTCCCTGCACTTCGTCAATGTTGCAGGCTCACGAATCGTTGCTCCCTTCGGAGGACGTGAGGCTCAATTATCAACTGCCCCGATTGCGATTGGTGTTCCGCGATTTCTGGATTCTGGAGAGTCAGATCATTTCATTCTTGATTTCGCGACAAGCCGTGTTGCCGAGGGCAAGATCCTAGTCAGCTTAAAGACAGGAACACCTCTCCCACCGGATGCAATGGTTGATGAAACAGGAACTGACTCCGACCATCCAGTAACGATCTACGGTGAAACTGTGACTTTTGGGGTGCCCAACCCAAGGGGAGGGACAGGAGCCATTCAGACATTTGGAGAACACAAAGGGTCGGGGCTTGGCCTTGCCTGCGAGTTGTTGGCAGGAGCGCTGACTGGTTCCAGCACCAATGCGCATGAGAGGCCTTTCTGCAATGGGATGCTCTCGATTGTTTTCGATCCTGCAAAGTTTGATCAAGGCAACGGAATGCGACAAGAGATTGAAGATTTTGTCACTTCAATCAGAAATTCAGCACCACGCCACCAGGATCAGCCTGTGCTTATGCCTGGTGACCCAGAGCGTACAAAGCGCAGGACTGCTCGGATGAATGGCATTGAACTCGGACAGTCAATTTGCGATCAGTTGATCGAGATTTCAACAGAACTCGGTGTGGTCATTCCCAATCCCATGAGTGGCTGA